DNA sequence from the Actinomycetes bacterium genome:
ACCATGCCGGGCGGCGGGGGCTCGGGGTAGAGGCAGCGGTAGCAGGGCGCCTGGCCGCCGGGTGCGTCGGCCCAGAAGACCGAGGCCTGGCCGTCGAAGCGGTAGATCGAGCCCCAGACGTAGGGCTTGTGCAGGAGGACGGCCGCGTCGTTCACCAGGTAGCGGGTCGCGAAGTTGTCCGTCCCGTCCACGATGAGGTCGTACGGCTCGAAGATCTCGAACACGTTGGTCGAGTCGAGCCGCTCCTCGTGCAGCACCACCTCGACGAACGGGTTGGCCTCCTCGATCGACTCCTTGGCCGAGACGGCCTTCGGCTTCCCGACGTCGGACTGGCCGTGGATGATCTGGCGCTGCAGGTTGGACTCGTCGACGACGTCGAAGTCGACGATGCCGAGCGTGCCCACCCCGGCCGCGGCCAGGTAGAGCAGTGCGGGCGAGCCCAGACCGCCGGCGCCGACGACCAGCACCTTGGCGTTCTTCAGGCGCTTCTGGCCGGTCATGCCGACGTCGGGGATGATCAGGTGCCGCGAGTAGCGGCGGACCTCGTCGACGGTCAGCTCGCCGGCGGGCTCCACGAGGGCGGGGTACGACACGGGTGCGGCCTCCGGATCGGGATCTGGCGAACTCCTAGTGAACCTGCTCCGGGGCGTCCGGGATTCCCGGCCGTCAGCATGTGGACCGCGGTCCCCGTCGAGGACGGCCCGCTGACCTGCCACGATGGCGGGCGTGGCACCGGTCGTCGGCATCACCGCGTACGTCGAGCAGGCGTCGTGGGGCGTCTGGGACATGCCCGCGTGCGTGCTCCCGTTCCGCTACGTCGAGCGGGTCGAGGAGGCCGGGGGGCGGGCCGTGGTCCTGCCGCCCACCGCGGCGGACGACGACAGCGTGCTCGACCGGCTGGACGCCGTGGTCTTCGCCGGGGGCGCCGACCTGGACCCGGGGCTCTACGGCGAGGAGCCGCACGCCGAGACGACCGGGCTGCGCCAGGAGCGGGACGCGGCCGAGGTCCCGCTGATGCGCTCGGCGCTGGGCCGGGACCTGCCGCTGCTCGGCATCTGCCGCGGCATGCAGCTGCTCTCCGTGCTCCGGGGCGGGTCCCTGGTGCAGCACCTGCCCGACGAGGTCGGCCACGAACGGCACCGACCGGCGCGGGGGGTCTACGGGCTGCACGAGGTGCGGCTCGAGCGCGGCAGCCGGGTCCACCAGATCCTCGGCGACCGGGTCAGCGTGCCGTCGTACCACCACCAGGGTCTGGCCTCCGCCGGCGACCTGACCGTCACCGGCTGGGCCGACGACGGCACCCCCGAGGCCGTCGAGGACCCGGACCGGCGCTTCGCCGTCGGGGTCCTGTGGCACCCGGAGGCCGGCGACGACCTGCGGCTTTTCGAGGCGCTGGTCCGGGCGGTGGGGTGAGGCCCTACCTGCTGCTGCGGGCCGACGAGCTCGCGGCGGAACGGCCGGCCGGGCAGGTGGACGACGTGCACTTCACCGAGGCGCTCGCGGCGGCGGTGGTCGAGGACACGACCTGCCCGGGTGACGTGGTGCTCGACCCGTTCGCCGGCTACGGCACGACGCTGGCCGTCGCGGCCCGCCTCGGCCGCCGGGCCGTCGGGATGGAGCTGCTCGGCGAGCACGCCTCGCTGGTCCGGGACCGGTGCCCGGACGCGGTCGTCGTCGAGGGCGACGCCCGGCGGCTGACCAACCTGCTCGCGGAGGTGCTGGACGCGCCGGTGGACCTGGTGCTGACCTCACCGCCGTACATGACCGCGGTCGGTCACCCCGAGAACCCGCTCACCGGCTACGCCACCGAGGACGGCCACTACCCCACCTACCTGCGGGAGGTCTCGGCCGTCTTCGCCCAGGTCGCCGCCCTGCTGCGGCCCGGCGGGCACGCGGTGGTCAACGTGGCCAACCTCGTGTCGACCGGGCCGGCCGGTGAGGTGGTGACCCCGCTCGCCTGGGACGTGGGCCGGGCGGTGTCGGAGCACCTGGCCTTCCGCGGGGAGACCTTCCTGTGCTGGGACCGGCACCCGCCCGGCCACGCCGGTGACTACCTGCTGTGGTTCGCCAAGGACTGAGGAGACCTGGATGACGATGGGGAACCTGCCGGAGGTGGTGTCCCGCGAGGACTGGCTCGCCGCCCGCCGGCAGCTGCTGGCGAAGGAGAAGGAGGTCACCCGGACGCGGGACCGGCTCAACGCCGAGCGCCGGCGGCTGCCGATGGTGCGCGTCGACGAGAGCTACCGGTTCGAGGGGCCGGACGGCCCGGTGAGCCTGCTCGAGCTGTTCGACGACCGGCCGCAGCTGGTGATGCACCACTTCATGTTCGGCCCGGACTGGGACGAGGGCTGCCCGAGCTGCGCGTCGGCCGCCGACGGGATCGGCCGGCTGCGCCAGCTGCACGTGCGCAGCACCACGCTGGTCGCGGTGTCGCGGGCGCCGTACGAGAAGCTCGCAGCCTTGCGCGAGCGGATGGGTTGGGAGTTTCCCTGGTACTCGTCCTTCTGCAGCAGCTTCAACTACGATTTCCACGCCACGCTCGACGACCGGGTCGCGCCCGTGCTGCTGCACTTCCGCACCGAGGCCGAGCTCGCCGAGGCCGGCACCCCGTGGACCGGCGGTGGCTGGACGGAGGACATGCGCGGCACCGAGATGCCGGGGATCAGCGCATTCCTGCGGGTCGGTGACGACGTCTTCCACACCTACTCGACCTTCGGTCGCGGCATCGAGGAGTTCCACAACGGCTACCAGTACCTCGACCTCACCGCCCTGGGGCGGCAGGAGGAGTGGGAGGAGCCACAGGGACGGGCCACGCCGCTCGGCCTGCAGGTGGGCGGCCCGGCGATGCGCCTGCCGGACGAGTACGACACCTGAGTCGCAGCTCGACCGGACCGGCGGCGGCCTGCAGGGGTGGACCGGCCGCTCGAGGCGTCTCCGGAGACGTTGCGCTCCATCGTGACCGCGATCCGTCTCCGGAGGAGGAACGCCGAGAACCGGAAGATCGCCTGCCGCCGGCGACCGGCCGCCAAAGGCGTCTCCGGAGACGTTGCGCGGCCTTGTGACCGCGTCCCGTCTCCGGAGCGGCGGGCCCTGGGACCTGAGGGCCGGGAGGGTGACGGGCCGAGCAGCGGCGGTGCTCCCCCGAGACCGGCGTGCCGACGTACGCTGCGGGCCATGTGCCGCAGCATCAAGACGCTCCGCCCGCCGTTCACCGAGGACGTCGCCGACGACGACCTGCGGGCCGCCGCCCTGCAGTACGTCCGCAAGGTGAGCGGCTTCCGCTCGCCGAGCCCGGCGAACGCCCAGGTGTTCGACCGCGCGGTCGCGGACGTCACCGACGCGACCCGGGCCCTGCTCGCGGACCTGCGGGTCGGCGCCCGGGGCTGAGCCTCAGAGCTCGGCGAGGGCCCTGGCGAACAGCGGACCCACGTCGTCGGCGTCCACCGTGCGGTACGTCGCCCCACCCGTGACGTCGGCGATGCGCTGCAGGACGGACACGTCGGCGTCGGCGCCGTAGGCGATCGTGATGATCCGCACCGGCTGCACCCCGTCGTACTCCCGGCGGAGGCTGTCCACCAGACCGGTGAGGCTGATGCTCCCCGGATCCTCGTTCTGGCCGTCGGTGATCATCAGCACCGCGTTGAGCCGCCCGTAGGCATAGCTGTCGGACGCGCTGCGGAACGCGGCGAGCGTGGTGTCGTAGAGGCCGGTGCCGCCGCCGACCTCGGGGCGCAGACGCGCGACGGCCCGGCCGAGGGCGGCCCGGCGGGTGGTCCCGTCGACCTGGTCCGACACCGATCCGAGCGGCACCAGCACGTCGTAGTCCCGGCCGCGGGCGGACGTGAAGCTCCACAGCCCCATGTCGCTGTCCGGCGCCACCGCGCCGACCGCGACGGTCAGGGCGCGCTTGGCGAGGTCGCTCTTGGTCAGCTGGCTGCCGGGCAGCCGCCCGGCCATCGACCCGGACTCGTCGATCGCGACCAGCACCCGCCCGCGTCGGCCGAGGCCGGACCACGCCTCGAGGACGCCGTTGACCCGGTCGTCGGACGGTGGCGACGGCAGGGACACGGCCGCCCGCAGCACCCCCTGGTCCGGACCGACGTCGTCGGAGAGCCGGCCCTCCCCGGTGCGGAACCCGGCCTCGGCGAAGCGCTCCTCGGCATCCGGGGCGAGCAGGGCGGCCTTCAGGTCGGCGACCGCGCGGGCGGTGGCGCGCGGCAGGCCGCCCGCGGCGTCGGCGTCGAGCACGACGACCGGGAAGTCCTGCGCGGTGGGCGTCGACC
Encoded proteins:
- the moeB gene encoding molybdopterin-synthase adenylyltransferase MoeB is translated as MSYPALVEPAGELTVDEVRRYSRHLIIPDVGMTGQKRLKNAKVLVVGAGGLGSPALLYLAAAGVGTLGIVDFDVVDESNLQRQIIHGQSDVGKPKAVSAKESIEEANPFVEVVLHEERLDSTNVFEIFEPYDLIVDGTDNFATRYLVNDAAVLLHKPYVWGSIYRFDGQASVFWADAPGGQAPCYRCLYPEPPPPGMVPSCAEGGVLGVLCASIGSIQVNEAIKLITGIGDPLVGRLMVYDALEMQYRSVQVRKDPECPVCGKNPEITLETGLIDYEAFCGTISQEAADAARGSTISVTDLKEMVDAG
- a CDS encoding gamma-glutamyl-gamma-aminobutyrate hydrolase family protein, producing the protein MAPVVGITAYVEQASWGVWDMPACVLPFRYVERVEEAGGRAVVLPPTAADDDSVLDRLDAVVFAGGADLDPGLYGEEPHAETTGLRQERDAAEVPLMRSALGRDLPLLGICRGMQLLSVLRGGSLVQHLPDEVGHERHRPARGVYGLHEVRLERGSRVHQILGDRVSVPSYHHQGLASAGDLTVTGWADDGTPEAVEDPDRRFAVGVLWHPEAGDDLRLFEALVRAVG
- a CDS encoding DNA methyltransferase; this translates as MRPYLLLRADELAAERPAGQVDDVHFTEALAAAVVEDTTCPGDVVLDPFAGYGTTLAVAARLGRRAVGMELLGEHASLVRDRCPDAVVVEGDARRLTNLLAEVLDAPVDLVLTSPPYMTAVGHPENPLTGYATEDGHYPTYLREVSAVFAQVAALLRPGGHAVVNVANLVSTGPAGEVVTPLAWDVGRAVSEHLAFRGETFLCWDRHPPGHAGDYLLWFAKD
- a CDS encoding DUF899 domain-containing protein; translation: MTMGNLPEVVSREDWLAARRQLLAKEKEVTRTRDRLNAERRRLPMVRVDESYRFEGPDGPVSLLELFDDRPQLVMHHFMFGPDWDEGCPSCASAADGIGRLRQLHVRSTTLVAVSRAPYEKLAALRERMGWEFPWYSSFCSSFNYDFHATLDDRVAPVLLHFRTEAELAEAGTPWTGGGWTEDMRGTEMPGISAFLRVGDDVFHTYSTFGRGIEEFHNGYQYLDLTALGRQEEWEEPQGRATPLGLQVGGPAMRLPDEYDT
- a CDS encoding DUF2277 domain-containing protein, which codes for MCRSIKTLRPPFTEDVADDDLRAAALQYVRKVSGFRSPSPANAQVFDRAVADVTDATRALLADLRVGARG
- a CDS encoding substrate-binding domain-containing protein; translation: MAGLLVVALVAGLALTWPFGGSTDAAGETCQGGTVVRVAADPQVARLVDEVLTSAGPDDAGCVPVGVTARRSSEVASEVSRRTGQGFSAPLPDIWVPDSSLWLAVARSTDVGTRRIVGQPRSMVTSPTVIAMQRDAAEDLGWPSEQPGWSTLTAAGSGLRVAMTDPSKDGPGLASLLGVQAAGSSAAGGAGAALAGFARTVSVPVLGDDDPLESVASGDWDATPTTEQEVVAHNAGDGADGADGADGADGAELVAVYDGSTPTAQDFPVVVLDADAAGGLPRATARAVADLKAALLAPDAEERFAEAGFRTGEGRLSDDVGPDQGVLRAAVSLPSPPSDDRVNGVLEAWSGLGRRGRVLVAIDESGSMAGRLPGSQLTKSDLAKRALTVAVGAVAPDSDMGLWSFTSARGRDYDVLVPLGSVSDQVDGTTRRAALGRAVARLRPEVGGGTGLYDTTLAAFRSASDSYAYGRLNAVLMITDGQNEDPGSISLTGLVDSLRREYDGVQPVRIITIAYGADADVSVLQRIADVTGGATYRTVDADDVGPLFARALAEL